The Candidatus Schekmanbacteria bacterium genome window below encodes:
- a CDS encoding NADH-quinone oxidoreductase subunit A translates to MLVVAVGFAAVNIILSYLVGKRKIHSEKLSPYECGMPPIGSARIRFPIKFYLIGMLFIIFDIEAVFLYPWAAVLKSIKSYGAFVFYEMVVFIIILLLGLLYLWKRKALEWEKSSEEFGET, encoded by the coding sequence ATGCTTGTTGTTGCAGTCGGTTTTGCCGCTGTCAACATTATACTCTCTTATCTTGTAGGTAAAAGAAAAATTCATTCTGAAAAACTTTCACCCTATGAGTGTGGTATGCCCCCAATCGGTTCAGCAAGAATTCGTTTTCCTATAAAATTTTATCTTATTGGAATGCTCTTCATCATATTTGATATAGAAGCTGTATTTCTATATCCGTGGGCGGCAGTTTTGAAATCTATCAAAAGTTATGGTGCTTTTGTTTTTTATGAAATGGTTGTTTTCATAATTATTCTTCTCTTAGGTCTTCTTTATTTGTGGAAAAGGAAAGCTCTTGAATGGGAAAAAAGCAGTGAAGAATTTGGAGAAACTTGA
- the atpB gene encoding ATP synthase F0 subunit A — protein MEHPPVYLFLLLGIPEHIQEEYRYVMLAVLVTLILTLISLWAKRNLQEIPTGKQNFFEFVVGGILDFMEEIMGHEAKRFLPLIGTLGFFILTSNLLGLIPGFDSPTANINATGGCAIVVFFTTHIVGIKRHGLKYVKQFTGPIPWLAPLMIPIELISHIVRPVSLSIRLFGNIFGGHLVIGSFLGLVSIPLIYPLPMMAMEIFVAFVQTLIFIVLSMIYISLALSEEH, from the coding sequence ATGGAACATCCACCGGTATATTTATTTCTCTTGCTTGGAATACCTGAGCATATTCAGGAAGAGTACCGCTATGTGATGCTTGCTGTGCTTGTCACTCTAATTCTGACCCTTATTTCTTTGTGGGCAAAAAGAAATTTGCAGGAAATCCCTACCGGCAAACAGAATTTTTTTGAATTTGTCGTAGGAGGAATACTCGACTTTATGGAAGAAATCATGGGACATGAAGCTAAAAGATTTCTTCCTCTTATTGGTACTCTCGGATTCTTCATTCTAACATCGAATCTATTGGGACTGATACCGGGTTTTGATTCGCCAACTGCGAATATTAACGCAACCGGTGGTTGTGCAATAGTTGTTTTTTTCACAACTCATATTGTAGGTATAAAGAGGCACGGACTTAAATATGTAAAACAGTTTACTGGTCCTATTCCTTGGCTTGCGCCATTGATGATCCCTATTGAATTGATAAGCCATATTGTACGGCCTGTTTCACTGTCGATAAGATTATTTGGCAACATTTTTGGGGGTCATCTTGTGATTGGAAGTTTTTTGGGGCTTGTATCTATTCCATTGATTTATCCTTTGCCTATGATGGCAATGGAGATATTTGTTGCTTTTGTGCAGACTTTGATTTTTATAGTGCTATCAATGATTTACATTTCTCTGGCTCTGTCAGAAGAACATTGA
- a CDS encoding NADH-quinone oxidoreductase subunit J, with the protein METVGFYFCASLAVVSAVFMVLKKNPVASVFSLIITFISLAGLYVTLYAHFLAIIQILVYAGAIMVLFLFVVMLLDLREDEIFFKVQKGVKIGGIFLVGILLAEVWFVASSISKNILSKGNFTPDAIAREGGNTMLLGKLLFTKYLLPFELTSVLLLVAIIGAVLMSRRTGR; encoded by the coding sequence ATGGAAACAGTTGGCTTTTATTTTTGCGCATCACTTGCAGTGGTTTCAGCAGTTTTCATGGTGCTGAAAAAAAATCCGGTGGCATCGGTTTTTTCTCTTATTATCACCTTTATTTCATTAGCCGGACTTTATGTGACTCTTTATGCGCATTTTTTGGCAATAATTCAAATACTTGTATATGCAGGCGCAATAATGGTTTTGTTTTTGTTCGTAGTTATGCTTCTTGATCTTAGAGAGGATGAGATTTTTTTCAAAGTGCAGAAGGGCGTTAAAATAGGAGGAATCTTTCTTGTAGGCATACTTCTTGCAGAAGTTTGGTTTGTAGCTTCATCCATCTCGAAGAACATCCTTTCTAAGGGCAATTTTACTCCAGATGCCATTGCCCGTGAAGGGGGCAATACAATGCTTCTTGGCAAATTGCTTTTTACGAAGTATTTGTTGCCCTTTGAACTTACTTCGGTACTTCTTCTTGTTGCTATTATTGGCGCTGTGCTGATGTCAAGGAGGACAGGACGATGA
- the nuoK gene encoding NADH-quinone oxidoreductase subunit NuoK encodes MIGLNHYLVLSAILFSIGAIGVFVRRSALIIFMCIELMLNSVNLTFVAFSKYLNNIDGQLFVFFVLTVAAAEVVVGLAIIVLIFRRRTTVNVDEISEMKG; translated from the coding sequence ATGATAGGACTTAACCATTATTTGGTGCTTTCAGCAATTCTTTTCTCTATTGGCGCCATTGGAGTTTTTGTTAGAAGGAGCGCGCTCATAATTTTTATGTGTATTGAACTTATGCTAAATTCTGTGAATTTGACCTTTGTTGCTTTTTCGAAATATCTAAACAACATCGATGGACAGCTTTTTGTTTTTTTTGTCCTTACCGTAGCGGCGGCTGAAGTGGTTGTGGGGCTTGCAATCATTGTCCTGATTTTTAGAAGAAGAACCACTGTCAATGTTGATGAAATTAGTGAAATGAAAGGATAA
- a CDS encoding NADH-quinone oxidoreductase subunit L, producing MLEYIWLIPCLPLIGFAINGLIGKYIGKKLVSLVACGSVGISFLISLLSFSNLIAMPAEERLFEKTLYTWIGSGTFRAELTFQLDPLSAIMILVVTGVGFLIHIYSIGYMHDDEGYARYFTYLNLFTFSMLLLVLGGNFLLMFVGWEAVGLCSYLLIGFWYKKKSATDAGKKAFIVNRVGDFGFILGIMMIFFTFHSVDFQEVFHQAEANFPEGSNTIVWIAMLLFIGATGKSAQIPLYVWLPDAMEGPTPVSALIHAATMVTAGVYMVARCSTFYIIAPEAMLTVAIIGAVTAIFAASIGLVQNDIKKVLAYSTVSQLGYMFLACGVGAFTAAIFHLMTHAFFKALLFLGSGSVIHAMGGEQDIRKMGALRKKMPITFYTFLLATLAIAGFPGFSGFFSKDEILWKTFSSPYGNTALWVVGAVAAGFTSFYMFRLVFLTFCGESRVEPHTEEHLHESPPSMTIPLTILGVLSVIGGYIGIPHILGGHNRIEAFLEPVFKFAAERTNELQAEGSESLELTLMVLSVLIALIGLAVAYYFYLKNKKVPEKLAENFSPIYKLLLNKYYVDEIYDALIVNPIKKGAVFLWEFFDDKIVDGIVNGTAEFFEDGGLSLRKLQSGKVQAYLVSILVGVVLFVGYFLIY from the coding sequence ATGCTTGAATATATTTGGTTGATTCCCTGTTTACCGCTCATTGGCTTTGCCATAAATGGACTTATTGGCAAATATATCGGTAAAAAGCTTGTAAGTTTGGTAGCCTGCGGCTCGGTGGGCATATCATTTCTAATTTCTCTTCTCTCTTTTTCAAATCTTATTGCAATGCCTGCTGAAGAGCGGCTTTTTGAGAAAACCCTGTACACATGGATTGGAAGCGGTACATTCAGAGCAGAATTGACATTTCAATTAGATCCTCTCTCAGCCATTATGATTCTTGTCGTCACAGGAGTGGGATTTCTCATTCATATCTACTCGATTGGATATATGCATGATGATGAAGGGTATGCACGCTATTTCACTTATCTCAATCTTTTTACCTTTTCAATGCTTCTATTGGTTTTGGGAGGCAATTTCCTCCTGATGTTCGTAGGGTGGGAAGCTGTAGGGCTTTGCTCATACCTTCTCATAGGATTTTGGTATAAGAAAAAGAGCGCAACTGATGCCGGTAAAAAGGCATTTATAGTCAATAGAGTAGGGGATTTCGGATTCATACTTGGAATAATGATGATATTTTTCACCTTCCACTCTGTCGATTTTCAAGAGGTATTTCATCAAGCAGAAGCCAATTTCCCTGAAGGAAGCAACACGATAGTCTGGATTGCGATGCTTCTTTTTATTGGCGCCACGGGGAAATCAGCGCAAATCCCACTTTATGTTTGGCTTCCCGATGCTATGGAGGGCCCTACTCCTGTCAGCGCATTGATTCATGCCGCAACTATGGTTACAGCTGGCGTCTATATGGTGGCAAGATGCAGTACCTTTTATATAATCGCTCCTGAAGCTATGCTGACAGTGGCTATTATTGGAGCTGTTACAGCAATCTTTGCGGCTTCAATTGGGCTTGTGCAGAATGATATAAAGAAAGTTCTTGCATACTCCACTGTAAGTCAGCTTGGATATATGTTTCTTGCTTGCGGAGTTGGGGCATTTACAGCGGCGATATTTCATCTTATGACACACGCTTTCTTCAAAGCTCTCCTTTTTCTTGGCTCAGGCAGTGTCATTCACGCAATGGGCGGCGAACAGGATATAAGAAAGATGGGCGCTCTTAGAAAGAAGATGCCGATTACTTTTTATACTTTTTTGCTTGCAACTCTTGCTATTGCGGGATTTCCCGGTTTTTCAGGATTTTTCAGTAAGGATGAAATTCTCTGGAAAACTTTTTCTTCTCCCTATGGGAATACTGCGCTTTGGGTTGTTGGCGCAGTGGCTGCAGGTTTTACTTCATTTTATATGTTTCGCCTTGTCTTTCTAACCTTTTGCGGTGAATCAAGAGTTGAACCTCATACTGAAGAACATCTTCATGAATCTCCACCTTCAATGACCATACCTCTCACAATACTTGGTGTCCTTTCAGTGATTGGTGGATATATCGGCATACCTCATATTCTTGGCGGTCATAACAGGATAGAGGCATTTCTTGAACCTGTTTTCAAATTTGCTGCAGAAAGAACAAATGAATTGCAAGCAGAAGGAAGTGAAAGTTTGGAATTAACTTTGATGGTCTTATCAGTTTTAATAGCTTTGATTGGTTTGGCTGTTGCCTACTACTTTTATCTTAAAAATAAGAAGGTACCTGAGAAGCTGGCTGAGAATTTTTCACCTATATATAAACTTCTTCTAAACAAATACTATGTTGATGAAATTTATGATGCATTGATTGTAAATCCAATAAAGAAGGGCGCTGTATTTCTTTGGGAATTTTTTGATGACAAGATTGTTGATGGCATTGTCAATGGCACAGCCGAGTTTTTTGAAGATGGCGGTTTAAGTTTGAGAAAACTGCAGAGCGGAAAAGTTCAGGCATATTTGGTTTCAATATTGGTTGGGGTCGTATTGTTTGTTGGATATTTTCTTATTTATTAG
- the nuoH gene encoding NADH-quinone oxidoreductase subunit NuoH, whose amino-acid sequence MGGTNISSLLTNTLFIKVVEILFIFSATMGTVAYLTWVERRVSAFMQKRLGPNRVGFAGLLQPLADGLKFIMKEDIIPLHVNKFFYVLAPMISIIPALITFAVIPFGAPTTFNGLLDKPIELQITELNVGILYIIAVASLGVYGIVLGGWASNNKYSLMGGLRSSAQMISYELAMGLALVGVIMTAGSLNLSDIVIKQGKYWFIFPQILGFVVFIISSFAETNRLPFDLPEAESELVAGYHTEYSSMKFAMFFMAEYANMITASALIVTLYFGGWQGLPIGGWLNLPIIDKLWFMPLIWFAIKVGVVLFFFVWVRWTFPRFRYDQLMAFGWKVLVPIALLNILITGTLIYWNII is encoded by the coding sequence ATGGGAGGAACGAACATCTCGAGTTTATTGACAAATACTCTTTTTATAAAAGTTGTTGAGATCCTCTTCATCTTTAGCGCAACGATGGGCACCGTTGCTTATCTTACTTGGGTGGAAAGAAGAGTTTCTGCATTTATGCAAAAACGTTTGGGTCCCAACAGAGTTGGCTTTGCTGGACTTCTTCAACCCCTTGCAGATGGCCTTAAATTCATTATGAAGGAGGATATCATTCCGCTTCATGTGAATAAGTTTTTTTATGTTTTAGCGCCGATGATTTCCATAATTCCAGCACTTATAACCTTTGCAGTGATACCTTTTGGAGCGCCAACGACATTCAATGGATTGTTGGATAAACCGATAGAGCTTCAGATTACAGAGCTCAATGTTGGGATTTTATACATAATCGCTGTTGCTTCTCTTGGAGTTTATGGAATTGTCCTCGGGGGCTGGGCTTCTAATAACAAATATTCTCTTATGGGCGGTCTTCGCTCATCTGCACAGATGATTAGTTACGAGCTTGCAATGGGACTTGCTCTTGTGGGTGTAATTATGACAGCCGGCTCACTAAATCTTTCAGATATAGTAATCAAACAGGGAAAATACTGGTTTATTTTTCCACAGATTCTTGGCTTTGTAGTTTTCATTATTTCAAGTTTTGCAGAAACAAACAGACTTCCTTTCGACTTGCCGGAAGCAGAATCAGAGCTTGTTGCCGGTTATCATACAGAATACAGCAGTATGAAGTTTGCAATGTTTTTTATGGCAGAGTATGCAAATATGATTACAGCATCAGCACTGATTGTAACTCTCTATTTCGGCGGATGGCAGGGATTGCCTATAGGCGGCTGGTTGAATCTGCCAATCATAGATAAACTCTGGTTTATGCCATTGATATGGTTTGCTATCAAAGTGGGAGTTGTCCTTTTCTTCTTTGTTTGGGTTAGATGGACATTCCCAAGATTCAGATATGACCAGCTAATGGCTTTTGGATGGAAGGTATTGGTGCCTATTGCACTGCTCAATATACTTATAACAGGGACATTAATATACTGGAATATCATATAA
- the atpE gene encoding ATP synthase F0 subunit C produces MKKVALTMLVLMFACLIFAPTAMAEEAAEGAVSGVNFTYVWVACAFGIAIAAFGGALGQGRSVSSAMEGIARNPNASGKIQTAMIIGLALIESLVIYALVVVLILLFK; encoded by the coding sequence ATGAAAAAGGTTGCTTTGACAATGCTTGTTTTAATGTTTGCGTGTTTGATTTTTGCGCCTACCGCAATGGCTGAAGAAGCAGCGGAGGGAGCTGTAAGCGGAGTCAATTTTACCTATGTGTGGGTTGCTTGCGCTTTTGGCATTGCTATTGCTGCATTTGGAGGCGCTCTTGGACAGGGACGCAGTGTAAGCTCTGCAATGGAAGGTATTGCAAGGAATCCTAATGCTTCTGGTAAGATTCAGACTGCAATGATTATCGGTCTCGCTCTTATCGAGTCACTGGTAATTTATGCTCTTGTTGTTGTTCTGATTCTTCTCTTTAAATAA
- a CDS encoding AtpZ/AtpI family protein → MGNEDNEKRKEYRQWGLLSTIGITLVASTCVGLAIGYYLDKWLGTKPLFIIIWTILGVAAGFKEMFSIIKKGE, encoded by the coding sequence ATGGGAAATGAAGACAACGAGAAAAGGAAAGAATACCGTCAATGGGGTCTTCTAAGCACTATAGGAATCACTCTGGTAGCATCAACATGCGTTGGACTTGCAATTGGCTATTATTTGGATAAATGGCTTGGAACTAAGCCTCTGTTTATAATTATTTGGACAATTTTAGGTGTTGCTGCGGGCTTTAAAGAGATGTTTTCAATAATAAAAAAGGGCGAATAG
- the nuoE gene encoding NADH-quinone oxidoreductase subunit NuoE, producing MAAENGEVDKKIDELLKKYPRKDAALLPLLHLFQEREGWISKESMEKAAQILEIPTSRVRGVATFYTMYNKEKVGRYFIQVCTNIACHLLEARKIVEHIEKKLGIKVGETTPDGKFSLITVECLGSCGTAPMMQINNDYYENLTIEKVDSILDGLK from the coding sequence ATGGCTGCTGAAAATGGTGAGGTTGATAAAAAAATAGACGAGCTTCTCAAAAAATATCCCCGAAAGGATGCCGCACTTTTGCCTTTACTTCATCTTTTTCAGGAAAGGGAAGGATGGATTAGCAAAGAATCTATGGAAAAAGCGGCGCAAATATTGGAAATTCCTACAAGCCGTGTTAGAGGCGTTGCTACATTCTATACAATGTATAACAAAGAAAAGGTTGGCAGATATTTCATTCAAGTCTGTACGAATATTGCCTGCCATCTTCTTGAAGCACGCAAAATTGTTGAACATATAGAAAAGAAGCTTGGGATCAAGGTAGGTGAAACAACACCTGACGGAAAATTTTCTTTGATTACGGTTGAATGTCTTGGTTCTTGCGGCACAGCACCTATGATGCAAATAAACAATGATTATTATGAAAATCTTACAATTGAGAAAGTTGATAGCATTTTGGACGGCTTGAAATAG